Proteins encoded in a region of the Sander lucioperca isolate FBNREF2018 chromosome 18, SLUC_FBN_1.2, whole genome shotgun sequence genome:
- the zgc:112416 gene encoding uncharacterized protein C21orf58: MVDQMTRLKLKLLEKRLENQKHNMDDRAESAQSERSYDGELDQLHRALRRKQDLLQRLREQHMLEDLNRPHTWGGSQRQYKSHFFTAPQPPPPLPLHQPAPALSFLPHPPPVPPQPPRIIQQTLPQQPATIIHQPLIPPPQPYPAPRSGSIKEDMVELMLMQNAQMHQIIMHNMMLKAMPPMLPAGGPSHCAPQATYLGQESYQGNPIFLRPDVKPRGSAVHHHHHYGPTLAAPQLPPISHPTWLPGVSSDPAGGHLPSIHHAPFTLPPLNV; encoded by the exons ATGGTTGATCAGATGACAAGACTCAAACTCAAACTGCTGGAGAAG AGACTGGAAAACCAAAAGCACAATATGGACGACAGAGCGGAGTCTGCCCAGTCTGAAA GGAGTTATGATGGAGAGTTGGATCAACTGCACCGTGCACTGAGGCGAAAGCAGGACCTACTGCAAAGACTCAGG GAGCAGCACATGTTAGAGGACCTCAACAGACCTCACACCTGGGGAGGGTCACAAAGACAGTACAAGTCACATTTCTTCACTGCCCCTCAACCACCTCCACCACTCCCACTCCACCAACCAGCCCCTGCTCTGTCCTTTCTGCCCCATCCACCACCTGTTCCGCCTCAGCCTCCACGCATCATCCAGCAGACT ctacCCCAGCAGCCTGCCACCATCATACATCAGCCTCTGATTCCTCCACCTCAGCCCTACCCTGCACCACGCTCAGGCAGCATCAAAGAGG ACATGGTGGAATTGATGCTGATGCAAAATGCCCAGATGCACCAGATTATAATGCACAATATGATGCTGAAAGCCATGCCTCCTATGTTGCCAGCTGGAGGGCCCAGTCACTGTGCCCCTCAAGCTACATATCTTGGgcag GAAAGTTACCAAGGAAACCCCATTTTTCTAAGGCCAGATGTCAAACCAAGAGGAAGTGCtgtccatcatcatcatcactatGGTCCTACCCTTGCAGCACCACAGCTGCCTCCCATCAGCCACCCTACATGGCTACCAGGGGTGTCATCGGACCCAGCAGGGGGACATCTACCCTCCATACACCATGCCCCTTTCACACTCCCACCACTCAATGTCTAA
- the atg9a gene encoding autophagy-related protein 9A, with the protein MAHFDTEYQRLEASYSDSPPGEENLLMHVPEGAKSHWHHIENLDLFFQRVYNLHQKNGFTCMLLGEIFELVQLLFVVGFTVFLANCVDYDILFANKFVNHTDSSKVTLPDAFLPVDVCSARIRDNAFVIFVLIISGVFWLHRLVKFLYNVCCYWEIRSFYINALKMTMSELPYATWQEVQARIVEIQKEHQICIHKKELTELDIYHRILRFKNYMVAMVNKSLLPVRFRLPTLGESVFYTRGLKYNFELIFFWGPGSLFENEWSLKPEYKRGGNRLELADRLASRILWIGIANLLLCPVILVWQILYAFFSYTEVIKREPGSLGARCWSLYGRCYLRHFNELDHELMSRLSKGYKAASKYMNCFLSPLLTVVAKNVAFFAGSLLAVLIALTIYDEDVLAVEHVLTSITLLGVCITVCRSFIPDKHMVFCPEQLLRVILAHIHYMPDHWQGNAHRYETRDQFSQLFQYKAVFILEELISPVVTPIILIFCLRRKSLEIIDFFRNFTVEVVGVGDTCSFAQMDIRQHGHPAWMSAGKTEASIYQQAEDGKTELSLMHFAITNPQWQPPQETTQFISQLKERVHREATGAASDTHPLSLSESEPRSLIANLLVGPSTLASVHFSSSLTNHAAAGSSDGASALRSLSPISSSFHLRGSLSAANRASGHTSTMSKAMAGSGTDARTVSSGSSAWEGQLTSLVLSEYASTEMSIHALYMHELHKQQSRGELSRHTWHRQESDESSDSVPDEVRSEPNPHSRHFPRSHTFPTTVPSPSAIPTSSSAISSTTLGQERASSHSSSQRRYSGPTTDSFGAGGKVVRSARGVPMGGWAEEGQAAPRHHETLPEESSEDDMPPQIHKIA; encoded by the exons ATGGCGCACTTTGACACAGAGTACCAGCGCCTGGAGGCGTCCTACAGCGACTCTCCCCCTGGAGAGGAGAACCTGCTGATGCATGTACCTGAAGGAGCCAAAT CCCACTGGCACCACATAGAAAACCTGGACCTGTTTTTCCAGAGA GTCTATAATCTGCACCAGAAGAATGGATTCACCTGTATGCTACTGGGAGAGATCTTTGAGCTGGT TCAGTTACTGTTTGTGGTTGGCTTCACAGTATTCCTAGCTAACTGTGTGGACTATGACATACTCTTTGCCAACAAGTTTGTAAATCACACTGATTCATCTAAAGTCACCTTGCCTGATGCCTTCCTCCCAGTGGATGTCTGCAGTGCCCG TATCCGAGATAATGCATTTGTGATCTTCGTGCTGATAATCTCTGGGGTGTTTTGGCTACATCGCCTGGTCAAATTCCTCTACAACGTCTGCTGCTACTGGGAGATCCGATCCTTCTACATCAACGCACTGAAGATGACCATG TCAGAACTCCCCTATGCAACATGGCAGGAGGTTCAGGCCAGGATAGTGGAGATCCAGAAAGAGCATCAGATCTGCATCCACAAAAAAGAACTGACGGAGCTTGACATTTACCACCGCATCCTCCGCTTTAAAAACTACATG gttgccatggtgaataaATCACTCCTTCCTGTGCGATTTCGACTTCCTACACTTGGGGAGTCTGTGTTTTACACTCGGGGTCTCAAATACAACTTTGAGCTCATCTTCTTTTGGGGGCCAG GCTCTCTGTTTGAGAATGAGTGGAGCCTGAAACCAGAGTACAAGAGAGGAGGTAACAGGCTTGAGCTGGCAGACAGGCTAGCATCCCGTATCCTGTGGATCGGGATTGCCAATCTGCTGCTGTGTCCAGTCATTCTGGTATGGCAGATTCTCTATGCCTTCTTTAGTTATACAGAG GTGATCAAGCGAGAGCCTGGTTCTTTGGGAGCGAGGTGCTGGTCTCTGTATGGTCGATGTTACCTGCGGCACTTCAATGAGTTGGACCATGAGCTCATGTCGCGCCTCAGCAAAGGCTACAAG GCTGCATCCAAGTATATGAACTGTTTCCTCTCACCACTTCTGACAGTGGTTGCCAAAAATGTAGCGTTTTTTGCCGGGTCTCTCCTGGCTGTCCTCATCGCCCTGACTATCTATGACGAGGATGTTCTCGCAGTGGAACATGTACTCACATCAATCACTCTGCTTGGAGTGTGTATCACAGTCTGCAG ATCATTTATTCCAGATAAGCACATGGTGTTTTGTCCTGAGCAGCTGTTGAGGGTTATCCTGGCTCATATCCACTACATGCCTGACCACTGGCAGGGCAATGCACATAGATATGAGACTCGTGACCAGTTCTCCCAGCTCTTCCAGTACAAAGCA gtgtTTATTCTAGAGGAGCTGATAAGTCCAGTGGTGACTCCCATCATCCTGATCTTCTGCCTGAGGAGAAAGTCCCTGGAGATCATTGACTTCTTCAGGAACTTCACTGTGGAGGTGGTTGGGGTTGGAGACACTTGCTCCTTTGCCCAGATGGACATCAGACAGCATGGACACCCTGCG TGGATGTCAGCGGGGAAGACAGAGGCATCTATCTACCAACAGGCAGAGGATGGGAAGACAGAGTTGTCTCTGATGCACTTTGCCATCACCAATCCCCAGTGGCAGCCTCCTCAGGAGACCACACAATTCATCAGCCAGCTAAAGGAGCGAGTTCACAGAGAGGCCACAGGGGCTGCTTCGGACACACATCCACTCTCACTGTCTGAGTCTGAG CCAAGGAGCCTCATTGCAAACCTCTTGGTAGGTCCCTCTACGCTGGCCTCCGTTCATTTCAGCAGCTCTTTGACCAATCATGCAGCAGCTGGCTCAAGCGATGGGGCGTCTGCCTTACGCTCCCTTTCCCCAATCAGCAGCAGTTTTCACCTGAGAGGCAGCTTGAGTGCAGCTAACAGGGCTTCTGGTCACACTTCAACTATGAGCAAAGCAATGGCAGGCTCTGG GACGGATGCCCGGACTGTGAGCTCAGGCAGCAGTGCATGGGAGGGTCAACTCACCAGTTTGGTCCTCTCAGAGTATGCCTCCACTGAGATGAGCATCCATGCACTTTACATGCATGAG TTACACAAGCAGCAGTCACGTGGCGAGCTATCCCGTCACACATGGCACAGGCAGGAGAGTGACGAAAGCAGTGACAGTGTCCCCGATGAAGTGAGAAGCGAACCGAACCCCCACTCCAGACATTTCCCTCGCTCACACACTTTCCCCACCACAGTTCCCAGTCCCAGTGCCATTCCCACTTCATCTTCAGCCATCAGCAGTACCACCCTGGGCCAGGAGAGGGCTTCATCGCACAGCAGCAGCCAGCGGCGCTATAGTGGACCTACCACAG ACTCTTTTGGTGCAGGCGGGAAAGTAGTGCGGTCAGCCCGTGGTGTGCCCATGGGAGGGTGGGCAGAGGAGGGTCAGGCAGCACCACGACACCATGAGACACTACCAGAGGAGAGCTCAGAGGACGATATGCCTCCTCAAATACACAAG atTGCATAA